One stretch of Xiphophorus maculatus strain JP 163 A chromosome 19, X_maculatus-5.0-male, whole genome shotgun sequence DNA includes these proteins:
- the LOC102219885 gene encoding cytochrome c oxidase assembly protein COX16 homolog, mitochondrial has product MFSWKTLRRNKTVKYGVPMLLLVIGGSFGLREFTQIRYDAQKIKKRLDPSLEAKVNPEKQAVILEEEYEKLKEIHLDEWKNIRGPRPWEDSREYQEQQRSNLSKTH; this is encoded by the exons ATGTTTAGTTGGAAGACACTGCGGAGAAACAAAACCGTCAAGTATGGAGTCCCGATGCTG cTGCTGGTCATTGGCGGCTCCTTTGGCTTGCGGGAGTTTACTCAAATCCGTTACGATGCCCAGAAAATCAAAAAACGG CTGGATCCTTCACTGGAGGCGAAGGTGAATCCAGAGAAGCAGGCGGTTATCCTGGAGGAGGAGTACGAG AAGTTGAAGGAGATTCATTTGGACGAGTGGAAGAACATCCGTGGTCCCCGTCCCTGGGAGGACTCCAGGGAGTACCAGGAGCAGCAGCGCAGCAATCTGAGCAAAACACACTGA